One Pichia kudriavzevii chromosome 3, complete sequence genomic window carries:
- a CDS encoding uncharacterized protein (PKUD0C09940; Pfam Domains: DUF1777(1.1e-17)) has protein sequence MARRVALNLGQRVRNNNRTFERGRGRQRLLAENDKTVETPVKIRTESGVRGNAVHGSNKSSKRRAEDTQNDIQERSNKKQQVSSHSDPNFKGSSIESEITKTMGFASFSSTQNQHVKGTDCYGINFKHKTEYRQYINREGGFNRELSPTRSDKKKKIKMSLKK, from the coding sequence ATGGCAAGGCGAGTTGCCCTAAATCTTGGACAAAGGGTGAGAAATAATAACCGTACTTTTGAACGtggaagaggaagacaGCGTTTATTGGCGGAGAATGACAAAACTGTAGAAACACCAGTTAAGATACGAACTGAATCTGGAGTAAGAGGAAATGCAGTTCATGGATCGAACAAGTCCTCAAAGAGAAGAGCTGAAGACACACAAAATGATATACAGGAACGAAGTAACAAGAAACAGCAGGTGAGCAGCCATAGCGATCCAAACTTTAAAGGCAGCTCTATTGAATCTGAGATTACAAAAACTATGGGCTTTGCGTCGTTTTCCAGCACACAGAATCAGCATGTTAAAGGTACTGATTGCTATGGTATCAATTTTAAGCATAAGACGGAATATCGACAGTATATTAACAGGGAGGGGGGTTTTAACCGAGAATTATCTCCCACGAGGAGtgacaaaaagaaaaagattaAAATGTCACTAAAGAAATAG
- a CDS encoding uncharacterized protein (PKUD0C09960; similar to Saccharomyces cerevisiae YNL182C (IPI3); ancestral locus Anc_2.73): MDELIYYNARGNPQDKKHSTAFSYLVSLHTTKTFHQYRQSPSSPNASVNLSTGHGSHLLVALPEKPTLHVYLYGKESPEQYIPLPEIMTCLSTYKDPNEKTPSLLLGGSISGRLYVWSLNSGLLITVKQAHYQPLTHIAAYSGFIATGSKDSRVVIHSLNTLLINGCDDDLKSDNAFAILTDHTLPITSLNFNKGLNNDLKLVTSSLDSTVRVYSITLSSQAKLATTIVSTDAVTSVALDPAMRALYLGLNNGQIRYVPLFKANPRTKVIEAVGGLGKIVTLKPDVDYLDTFTCHQDHHKNASDLFISQLKLSLDGTLLVSGDSKGCLFVVDITTKQIRKKLKELVGQISNIELWTIKADDSKFDNSGVDKSVMRSIPILKRSIMEEKDLNNQNLLMKLTTTGPKDVWNLSKFLKDVQSEEKVFANFTSVDSQTINSSGFSINIDKTTIKDLKQEVAEKTSAFEELKSKYDELLTEYSSLVSKN, encoded by the coding sequence ATGGATGAACTCATTTACTACAATGCAAGAGGTAATCCTCAGGATAAAAAACATTCGACAGCATTCTCCTACTTAGTTTCCCTGCATACTACTAAGACTTTCCATCAATACAGACAATCACCATCATCGCCAAATGCATCGGTAAACTTGTCGACCGGTCATGGTTCTCACCTTCTTGTTGCTCTCCCAGAGAAACCGACTCTGCATGTCTATTTGTATGGTAAAGAATCGCCCGAACAATATATACCGTTACCGGAAATCATGACATGTCTCTCCACTTACAAGGATCCAAACGAGAAAACACCATCTCTCTTACTAGGTGGCTCTATTTCAGGTAGACTCTATGTCTGGTCTCTCAATTCGGGCCTCTTGATCACAGTAAAGCAGGCGCATTACCAGCCTCTCACCCATATTGCAGCCTATTCCGGATTCATTGCGACAGGATCTAAAGATTCAAGAGTTGTCATTCATTCGTTAAATACCCTATTGATCAATGGAtgtgatgatgatttaaaGAGCGATAACGCATTTGCAATTTTGACAGATCATACATTGCCAATCACCTCGTTGAACTTCAACAAAGGACTTAATAACGACCTCAAATTGGTCACTTCTTCTCTGGATTCAACTGTCCGTGTCTATTCGATCACATTATCATCCCAGGCCAAGTTAGCTACCACCATTGTTTCAACAGATGCAGTTACCTCGGTAGCACTAGACCCTGCAATGAGGGCATTATATCTGGGCTTAAACAATGGACAAATCCGATACGTCCCATTGTTCAAGGCTAATCCTAGAACTAAGGTGATCGAAGCGGTAGGTGGATTAGGCAAAATCGTTACTCTGAAACCTGATGTTGATTACTTAGATACATTCACTTGTCATCAAGACCATCATAAAAACGCCAGCGATTTATTCATTTCTCAACTAAAACTGTCACTGGATGGAACTCTGTTAGTCTCTGGTGATAGCAAGggttgtttgtttgttgttgacATAACCACCAAgcaaataagaaaaaaattaaaggaGCTAGTTGGACAAATCAGTAATATAGAGCTATGGACCATAAAGGCGGATGATTCTAAATTCGACAACTCGGGTGTCGACAAGTCTGTTATGAGATCCATTCCTATATTGAAGAGATCCATAATGGAGGAAAAGGACTTGAATAATCAAAACTTACTAATGAAACTTACAACCACTGGGCCAAAGGATGTATGGAACTTGTCCAAGTTTCTAAAAGACGTGCAGAGTGAGGAGAAGGTTTTTGCTAACTTTACATCTGTGGATTCTCAAACGATAAATTCTTCTGGATTCTCGATTAACATTGATAAAACAACCATTAAAGATCTCAAACAAGAAGTTGCCGAAAAAACCAGTGCCTTTGAGGAGCTCAAGTCTAAATATGACGAGTTGCTAACGGAGTACTCCTCACTCGTCTCCAAAAACTAG
- a CDS encoding uncharacterized protein (PKUD0C09950; similar to Saccharomyces cerevisiae YOR378W) yields the protein MHDCLSSSEGSVDETASRVSTEHLAFLDKKNDNSIHLEKEETSMSKLYSDPEQRPPVFKTPIQEYLSIFLCIFGPAAASMASSAYQTLLRATSVQFNVQGGQLSWSVSSVMLANGACLLLMGGIADAFGRKNAMIIGFTMYAVFSLIAGFMNNFVLLCLFRGLQGASVACATPASAGFLGSTYKDSRRKNMVMSCFSIGAPVGGASGFFLAGICEVALNWRSTQYFLSILFAVLAISVFFILPNDKKINWQHSKQVFRKMDYLGALLSLASFTLICFSLTDVDNAEKRWRTPYIIALLIVGVALIPVFVLYELYIPKEPLMPMQLFRSRNFCLCMCIAGLCWMVFFGFLNYNAMLYFENIKGYSPIIVACCFLTQPISGILVNLFAGFTMHLIPGRIFMAVGTLGYLGSCIIWSTITVDRDYFLGPFFAFILTVVGADLIYNISNRVTLSSLEKHLQSRGAGTFNTLLQLGSAIALGFNSTIISSKYAAYGTPQQNDDPQGLLDGIKYCWYVGISFAGAAFIISLFLKVGVIGKSENKEELVEDEQ from the coding sequence ATGCATGATTGTTTGTCTTCCTCTGAGGGGAGTGTCGATGAAACGGCAAGCCGAGTTTCAACAGAACATCTGGCTTTCCTGGACAAAAAGAATGATAATTCCATCcatcttgaaaaagaagagacaAGTATGTCTAAGCTATATTCAGACCCAGAACAGCGACCTCCGGTGTTTAAGACGCCTATTCAAGAATACTTGTCCATATTTTTATGTATTTTTGGACCTGCAGCTGCAAGTATGGCATCATCTGCGTATCAAACACTTTTGCGTGCAACAAGTGTACAATTTAATGTTCAAGGTGGTCAACTTTCTTGGAGTGTTAGTAGTGTCATGCTAGCTAACGGTGCTTGTTTGTTACTCATGGGCGGGATTGCAGATGCATTTGGTAGGAAAAATGCCATGATAATAGGGTTTACTATGTATGCTGTCTTTTCATTAATTGCTGGGTTTATgaataattttgttttgttatGTTTGTTCAGGGGGTTGCAGGGGGCTTCTGTTGCTTGTGCCACGCCTGCATCTGCAGGATTCTTAGGCTCAACTTATAAAGATTCAAGGCGTAAAAATATGGTTATGAGTTGCTTCAGTATAGGTGCACCAGTAGGTGGTGCTTCTGGATTCTTCCTTGCAGGTATTTGTGAAGTTGCGTTGAACTGGAGATCCACCCAATATTTCTTATCAATCCTTTTTGCAGTTTTGGCTATATCGGTGTTCTTCATATTACCAAATGATAAGAAAATCAACTGGCAACATAGCAAGCAAGTATTCAGGAAAATGGATTATTTGGGTGCTTTGCTATCCTTAGCTTCATTTACGCTTATTTGCTTTTCATTGACTGACGTTGATAATGCAGAGAAAAGATGGAGAACACCATACATCATTGCATTGCTGATTGTTGGGGTCGCTTTGATTCCTGTGTTTGTATTATATGAATTATACATTCCTAAGGAGCCGCTAATGCCGATGCAATTATTTAGAAGCAGAAATTTCTGTTTGTGTATGTGTATTGCAGGATTATGTTGGatggttttctttggattcCTAAATTACAATGCAATGTTatattttgagaatattaAAGGTTATTCTCCAATAATTGTTGCGTGCTGTTTCTTAACACAACCAATCTCTGGAATCTTGGTCAACTTATTTGCTGGGTTCACTATGCATTTGATCCCTGGAAGAATTTTCATGGCAGTTGGGACATTGGGGTACCTTGGTTCTTGCATAATTTGGTCAACCATTACTGTTGATAGAGACTATTTTTTAGGTCCGTTTTTCGCTTTCATATTGACAGTTGTTGGGGCAGATCTAATTTATAATATATCTAATAGAGTTACACTATCATCTTTAGAAAAACACTTACAAAGTCGTGGTGCAGGCACCTTCAACACGTTGCTTCAATTGGGCTCGGCCATTGCTCTTGGTTTCAACTCCACTATCATCTCATCCAAATACGCCGCTTATGGAACCCCTCAACAGAACGATGACCCCCAAGGATTACTAGATGGAATTAAATATTGTTGGTACGTCGGCATTTCATTTGCAGGTGCAGCTTTTATAATTAGTCTGTTTCTAAAAGTTGGAGTGATAGGTAAAAGCGAAAATAAAGAGGAGCTCGTCGAAGATGAACAATAA